One Streptomyces sp. RPA4-2 genomic window carries:
- the sepH gene encoding septation protein SepH has protein sequence MTSAGTTREVPMPELRVVAVSNDGTRLVLKAADSTEYTLPIDERLRAAVRGDRPRLGQIEIEVESHLRPRDIQARIRAGASAEEVAQLAGIPVDRVRRFEGPVLAERAFMAERARKTPVRRPGENAGPQLGEAVQERLLIRGAGKDTVQWDSWRRDDGTWEVLLVYLVAGEPHSASWTYDPPRRLVQAVDDEARSLIGESDDLAAPEPSFPFVPRIARLPRDRPLDRALDRQMERPSLPPSEPVDEGAGDRDSLTSLLEAVPSFRGDMVVPERPSTTELPPAEEPAPEPETEEPPAPAASAGAYSAYADVLMPRSVGSHRDRLVGATDRQAEADGVRPGRRAAVPSWDEIVFGTRRKKQD, from the coding sequence GTGACGTCGGCAGGCACCACCCGGGAGGTCCCCATGCCGGAACTGCGTGTCGTGGCCGTCTCTAACGACGGCACACGGCTGGTGCTGAAGGCTGCGGACAGCACGGAGTACACGCTTCCGATCGATGAGCGTCTGCGCGCCGCCGTCCGCGGCGACCGTCCCCGCCTCGGCCAGATCGAGATCGAGGTGGAGAGCCATCTCCGCCCCCGGGACATCCAGGCGCGGATACGAGCAGGTGCCTCCGCGGAGGAAGTCGCCCAGCTCGCCGGAATCCCCGTCGACCGGGTGCGCCGTTTCGAGGGCCCCGTGCTCGCCGAGCGCGCCTTCATGGCGGAACGCGCCCGGAAGACTCCTGTGCGCCGCCCCGGCGAGAACGCCGGACCCCAGCTCGGTGAGGCGGTCCAGGAGCGGCTGCTGATCCGCGGCGCCGGGAAGGACACCGTCCAGTGGGACTCGTGGCGTCGCGACGACGGCACCTGGGAAGTCCTGCTGGTCTACCTGGTCGCGGGCGAGCCGCACTCGGCGAGCTGGACGTACGACCCGCCCCGGCGGCTCGTCCAGGCCGTCGACGACGAGGCGCGTTCGCTGATCGGCGAGTCCGACGATCTCGCGGCGCCCGAGCCGAGCTTCCCGTTCGTGCCGCGCATCGCACGACTGCCCCGTGACCGTCCGCTCGACCGTGCCCTGGACCGGCAGATGGAGCGGCCGAGCCTGCCGCCGTCCGAGCCGGTCGACGAGGGCGCGGGCGACCGCGACTCGCTCACCAGCCTCCTGGAGGCGGTGCCCAGCTTCCGGGGCGACATGGTGGTGCCCGAGCGGCCCTCCACCACGGAACTCCCGCCCGCGGAGGAGCCCGCCCCGGAGCCCGAGACGGAGGAGCCCCCGGCTCCCGCCGCCTCAGCCGGTGCTTACTCCGCCTACGCTGACGTCCTGATGCCCCGCTCGGTCGGCAGCCACCGCGACCGTCTGGTCGGCGCGACAGACCGCCAGGCCGAGGCCGACGGCGTCCGCCCCGGCCGCAGAGCGGCGGTACCGAGCTGGGACGAGATCGTCTTCGGCACCCGGCGCAAGAAGCAGGACTGA